In the genome of Deltaproteobacteria bacterium, the window ATAACGCGGACAATGAAACTGGATTCAGGGTTGAGCGGCGCGCAGAGGGGACGAATGAGTTTCAATGGCTGACCGCTTTGGATGCGGATGCAAACTCCTATGTTGATAAAGCGGTGGCCGGAGGGAAGTCCTATTGCTACCGGGTGCAAGCGTACAATCCGCTCGGAGCCTCGGGATACTCAAACGAATCCTGTGCGAAGGTTTCGACATTGTTGTTAGGGGTTGAGAATCCAGAGGTCGACCAAGTGGTCTCTGGCATTAGTGCGATTCGGGGGTGGGCATTTGATTCTGTCGGTGGAAGGAAAATTGACCGTGTTGAGTTGTTTGTTGATGGGTCTTTAGTCGGCGACGTCCCGTGCTGTTCTCCGCGTGGTGATGTGCAGTCGATATATTCGCAATTTCCTGCCGACAACACTACGAACAGTGGGTGGGGCACGGGTGTGAACTGGAGTGACTTGCCTCCTGGACCGCATACCGTGCAGATCAAAATAAAAGGTGTGAGTGGCGAAACCATTTCCTCGGAAACCCGGCAGGTGAAAGTCATTCGTCCTGGAACGTCCGCTTTTGTCGATGTGTTTTCCTTGTCTCGCGCTTCGACTCAGGTCAACGGTCAAGAACTCATTCTCCAGAATGTCATCGTGCGCGATAAGGCGACACAACAACAAAGCGATGTCACCGCGACGTTTCGTTGGCTGACGAACGCCCAGGCATTCGGTATGACTCAAGCGTTTACCGTGAGCAATACTGCAGCGTCCCAATCTTCACTGTTAGCGCGGGTCGGCGCGCAGATGCGACGATGGTGGAATGAAAGCATGTTGAGTGTGTCTTCGGCTTATGCAGCCTCGAAGATCGTTGCGCTTATCGAAAGTCCTGACAATGGGCAAGTTGTTTTCGGTGTAAACGTATTCCGTGGCTGGGCGTTTGATGAAGATCCCAATGTGACCATTCGCTCCATTCGTTTCACTGTTGATGATACACCGGTCACGACGATCCCCTGTTGTGCTGGACGGGCAGATGTGGCAGCCATGTTTTCCACGATTGCGAATGCCGGTAAGAGCGGCTGGGGTATTACTCTTAACTACGCAAATCTCCCTGCAGGATCTCACACTGTGGGAGTACAGATTGAGTCGTCGGCTGGGGTGACGTTTTCTACTTCTCGTCAAGTCAACGTGGTCAAACTCCCTGGGTTCGAATTTCTTGATCTCGTCGATTTCACCGTAGCGACTGTTCGCATCGAAGGGGACGACATCGTTGTTTCAGGGGTCCGCATTCGCGACGCCGCCAGTCAACGGACCACGACTGTCCAGCTCCGCTTACGGTGGTCGTTCAACTCACAAACGCTTGGGGTGGTGGCGATTAGCTGATACGGATTCTCTCTGATCACTATCCATTGGTCTTACCGCCGTTCATACTTCGACAAGCCCAACACGAACGGCTCCGCTCCACCGAACTGGTGATTTCCTGTTCGCCCTTCGACAGACGAAGGGCGAACGGACTTGGCCAGTTCTCGTATGGAACCCGCATAATACAGGCTGACAGACAGGGTAGCGTGGGTGTCATGCGCGTTTTATAGTACTCCCTGTCTATGGATAAAACGCTACAAAGTCTGTTGACGCTTGCCCACGAAGGAAATATAGAGCGCCGCTGTGCCGCACTCTTAGTGCTTGGAGCGCTGAAGCTTGAGGATGATGCGGTAATCAAAGTCGTGAATGCAACACTGGCTCACCCCAATGCTTTGTTGCAAGGCTACGCCTTACGCTACGTCGAAGAAGTTCATCCGAAGGCGAGTCTTCCCACGCTACTGCCACTGTTGGAAGCGACCGACAAAGAGACCAGCGAACAAGCGCTGCGCCTTGTATCAAGTTTTGGTCAAGCTGCGGTGCGACCGCTCGTGCAACAGGCAAAAGGTGCGAACCGAGTGTGGCTCATGGCTGCTGCGCGGGCCTTATGCACGATTCGTGGTAAAGCTGCCTGGCAAGGGTTGATGCAAGTACTGGTGCACGGCGATCCCGAGGTTAATAAAACCGTTTGTGACTTGACTGCGATGACGGTGAAAGATCTTGAGGGAAAAGAGTTT includes:
- a CDS encoding fibronectin type III domain-containing protein, with translation MKWEDNADNETGFRVERRAEGTNEFQWLTALDADANSYVDKAVAGGKSYCYRVQAYNPLGASGYSNESCAKVSTLLLGVENPEVDQVVSGISAIRGWAFDSVGGRKIDRVELFVDGSLVGDVPCCSPRGDVQSIYSQFPADNTTNSGWGTGVNWSDLPPGPHTVQIKIKGVSGETISSETRQVKVIRPGTSAFVDVFSLSRASTQVNGQELILQNVIVRDKATQQQSDVTATFRWLTNAQAFGMTQAFTVSNTAASQSSLLARVGAQMRRWWNESMLSVSSAYAASKIVALIESPDNGQVVFGVNVFRGWAFDEDPNVTIRSIRFTVDDTPVTTIPCCAGRADVAAMFSTIANAGKSGWGITLNYANLPAGSHTVGVQIESSAGVTFSTSRQVNVVKLPGFEFLDLVDFTVATVRIEGDDIVVSGVRIRDAASQRTTTVQLRLRWSFNSQTLGVVAIS